From a single Accipiter gentilis chromosome 8, bAccGen1.1, whole genome shotgun sequence genomic region:
- the ORC1 gene encoding LOW QUALITY PROTEIN: origin recognition complex subunit 1 (The sequence of the model RefSeq protein was modified relative to this genomic sequence to represent the inferred CDS: deleted 2 bases in 1 codon), with protein MAPLLRGPFPPPSLPPPCAGGGEGGALRPGFGAKFYPRARQELALPPPRFSLGIMNTRQQSKVTYSWYGKPLSSDRKLRTSRYKGFLITSERSRTETCIQVGNFILVEGENADQPFVAQLLDLYEDGGQQKHAVVQWFSHITEIPPNKRKLLKREVSPQEVFFDQVPGYDTDIAVETIIKSVMVIPLHLGEELPITSNKEQSFYVKQSWDGKCFKALSPDTFSKLKEANKKGGGISNSSNSFIPLDIISPLKKERESVVRSATKPRNVEMEIESKHSASKSSLAKERHSQRVANGMRTPTARKKLQLNSPTRSSKGRLLGCEVLELLDDDCDAITTLEPSATKRKVKFTGILGSPPKMPCANDKSKSMFDTAEYWQTFSDTIRLSPYSKVKDSSEKAKNLNREYDVICSIGHQELGSQSPVLTPRSRRICAQKTSTLIAEQISVLNTLELNQEEDFLSSSDSSYSSSSEEEDSDVLCTPEKKTKSSRMLSTPKSSRRSSVHTPAKTLKKTPLPGTPKTPRNATPEIPRRNHEAQKPASMLEEARLRLHVSAIPECLPCREEEFQDIYNFVESKLIDGTGGCMYISGVPGTGKTATVHEVIHCLQQAAENDDLPSFQFVEINGMKLTDPHQAYVQILELLTGQKVTATHAAVLLAKLFNTPGPKRKTTVLVVDELDLLWTRKQNVMYNLFDWPTQKHSKLIILAIANTMDLPERIMMNRVASRLGLTRMSFQPYTYKQLQQIISSRLNSMKAFEEDAIQLVSRKVAALSGDARRCLDICRRATEICEFASQKGSPEIVRMAHVTEAIDEMFSSPYINAIRNASLHEQIFLKAILAEFRRAGVEEATVQQVYHQHIALCRIEGMQSPTLSEIMAICSRLGACRLLLVESSNKYLHMRVRLNISQDDVMYALKEE; from the exons ATGGCGCCGCTCTTGCGTGGCCCTTTCccgcctccttccctc cctcccccgtgCGCGGGCGGTGGAGAGGGCGGGGCGCTCCGGCCGGGCTTTGGCGCGAAATTCTATCCCCGTGCCAGGCAGGAGctcgcgctgccgccgccgcg CTTTTCCTTGGGAATCATGAACACCCGGCAGCAAAGCAAAGTTACCTACTCCTGGTATGGAAAACCCCTGAGCTCAGACAGAAAACTGAGAACTTCCCGGTACAA GGGATTCCTTATCACATCAGaaagaagcagaacagaaacCTGCATACAAGTTGGCAACTTTATTTTAGTAGAAGGGGAGAATGCAGATCAGCCTTTTGTGGCACAACTCCTGGATTTATATGAAGATg gTGGTCAGCAGAAACATGCAGTTGTGCAGTGGTTCTCTCATATTACAGAGATACCTCCGAATAAACGTAAACTACTTAAAAGAGAGGTTTCTCCCCAGGAGGTGTTTTTTGATCAAGTTCCTGGCTATGACACTGATATAGCTGTGGAGACCATTATTAAAAGTGTCATG gTAATACCACTACATCTAGGGGAGGAACTACCTATTACATCAAACAAGGAACAAAGTTTTTATGTAAAACAGTCTTGGGATGGGAAATGCTTTAAGGCTTTGTCCCCTGATACATTCTCGAAGCTGAAAGAAGCTAACAAGAAAGGAGGTGGCATCTCAAACTCTTCAAACTCATTTATTCCTTTGGACATCATTTCCCCcctgaaaaaagagagagaaagtgtTGTTCGGAGTGccacaaaaccaagaaatgttGAAATGGAAATAGAATCAAAACATTCTGCTTCCAAGTCCTCCCTTGCTAAGGAGAGACATTCACAAAGAGTGGCTAATGGAATGAGAACTCCAACAGCAAGGAAGAAGTTACAGTTAAACA GTCCCACAAGATCTTCTAAAGGCAGGCTCCTGGGATGTGAAGTTTTGGAACTTTTGGATGATGACTGTGATGCTATAACAACATTAGAACCATCAGCTactaaaagaaaagtgaaattcaCTGGCATTTTAGGCTCACCACCAAAAATGCCTTGTGCCAATGATAAGTCAAAGTCAATGTTTGATACTGCAGAGTACTGGCAGACATTTAGTGATACAATACGATTATCCCCCTATAGTAAGGTCAAAGACTCCAGTGAGAAAGCCAAGAATCTTAATAGGGAATATGACGTTATATG TTCAATTGGACATCAGGAACTGGGTAGTCAGAGCCCTGTATTGACCCCTCGTTCTCGTAGAATATGTGCACAGAAAACAAGCACTCTCATTGCAGAGCAAATCAG CGTATTAAATACACTAGAGTTGAACCAGGAAGAGGATTTTCTATCTAGCTCAGACAGCTCTTACTCTTCAAGTAGTGAAGAAGAGGACAGTGatgtgctctgtacaccagaaaagaaaactaaatcaaGTAGAATGctcagcaccccaaaatcttCAAGGAGGTCTTCAGTTCACACTCCTGCTAAGACCCTGAAGAAAACT CCTTTACCAGGAACACCCAAGACACCCCGGAATGCAACTCCTGAAATTCCTAGGCGCAACCATGAAGCACAGAAACCAGCCAGTATGCTAGAAGAAGCCAGATTAAG gcTGCATGTTTCTGCTATCCCAGAATGTCTGCCTTGTCGTGAGGAAGAATTCCAGGATATCTATAACTTTGTGGAAAGCAAACTTATTGATGGTACAGGAGG GTGCATGTACATTTCTGGAGTGCCTGGGACAGGTAAAACTGCGACTGTTCATGAGGTAATTCACTGTCTTCAGCAAGCTGCCGAAAATGATGACCTACCATCATTCCAGTTTGTAGAGATTAATGGCATGAAGTTGACTGACCCTCACCAAGCTTATGTGCAGATACTAGAG TTACTGACAGGTCAGAAGGTGACAGCAACCCATGCTGCAGTACTCTTGGCAAAACTGTTCAATACACCTGGACCAAAGAGGAAGACTACAGTGCTGGTAGTGGATGAG cttgATCTTCTGTGGACCCGGAAGCAGAATGTGATGTACAATTTATTTGACTGGCCAACTCAAAAGCACTCCAAGTTAATCATCTTGGCCATTGCTAACACCATGGACTTGCCAGAGAGAATAATGATGAACAGAGTAGCTAGCAGGCTG GGTCTTACCAGAATGTCCTTTCAGCCCTACACCTACAAACAATTACAGCAAATTATTTCATCCAGACTGAACAGCATGAAGGCATTTGAAGAGGATGCAATTCAGCTGGTTTCTAGAAAG GTCGCAGCACTGTCTGGTGATGCAAGGCGTTGCCTTGATATCTGCAGAAGGGCCACTGAGATCTGCGAGTTTGCTAGCCAAAAGGGAAGCCCTGAAATAGTCAGGATGGCCCATGTAACAGAAGCCATAGATGAAATGTTTTCATCACCATATATAAATGCAATCAG GAATGCCTCATTGCATGAACAGATCTTTTTGAAAGCAATTTTGGCAGAGTTTCGCAGGGCAGGAGTTGAGGAGGCAACAGTTCAACAA gtctATCATCAACACATAGCATTGTGTAGAATTGAAGGCATGCAGAGCCCTACGCTATCAGAAATTATGGCAATTTGTTCAAGACTTGGTGCCTGCAGGCTCTTGCTGGTGGAGTCCAGTAATAAGTATCTTCACATGCGGGTGCGACTAAATATCAGCCAGGATGATGTCATGTATGCACTCAAGGAAGAGTAA
- the PRPF38A gene encoding pre-mRNA-splicing factor 38A, whose protein sequence is MANRTVKDAHSIHGTNPQYLVEKIIRTRIYESKYWKEECFGLTAELVVDKAMELKYVGGVYGGNIKPTPFLCLTLKMLQIQPEKDIIVEFIKNEDFKYVRMLGALYMRLTGTAIDCYKYLEPLYNDYRKIKSQNRNGEFELMHVDEFIDELLHEERVCDIILPRLQKRYVLEEAEQLEPRVSALEEDMDDVESSEEEEEEDEKLERAPSPDHRRRGYRDLDKPRRSPAVRYRRSRSRSPRRRSRSPKRRSPSPRRERHRSKSPRRHRSRSRERRHRSRSKSPGHHRSHRHRSHSKSPERSKKSHKKSRRGNE, encoded by the exons ATGGCGAACCGGACGGTGAAGGACGCGCACAGCATCCACGGCACTAACCCGCAGTACCTGGTGGAGAAGATCATCCGCACCCGCATCTACGAGTCCAAGTACTGGAAGGAGGAGTGCTTCGGCCTGACGG CCGAGCTGGTGGTGGACAAGGCCATGGAGCTGAAGTACGTGGGGGGCGTTTATGGCGGGAACATTAAGCCTACGCCCTTCTTGTGCCTGACGTTGAAGATGCTGCAGATCCAGCCCGAAAAGGACATCATCGTGGAGTTCATAAAAAACGAGGACTTCAA GTATGTCCGAATGCTTGGTGCGTTGTACATGAGATTGACAGGCACTGCCATTGACTGCTACAAGTATCTTGAACCACTGTACAATGACTATcgaaaaataaaaagtcagaaCAGAAATGGGG aaTTTGAACTGATGCATGTGGATGAATTTATTGATGAACTACTCCATGAGGAACGTGTATGTGACATCATTCTGCCTCGATTACAG AAACGATACGTTCTGGAAGAAGCTGAGCAACTCGAGCCTCGTGTTAGTGCTTTGGAAGAAGACATGGATGATGTAGAATctagtgaggaggaagaagaggaagatgaaaag CTGGAACGAGCACCCTCTCCTGACCATCGCAGAAGAGGCTACAGAGACCTTGATAAACCTCGCAGATCTCCAGCTGTGCGATACAGGCGGAGCCGAAGCAGGTCTCCAAGAAG GCGAAGCCGCTCTCCAAAGAGAAGAAG TCCATCACCACGCCGGGAGAGGCATCGCAGCAAAAGCCCAAGGCGACACCGGAGCAGATCCAGGGAGAGACGCCACAGATCAAGATCTAAATCTCCAG GGCATCATCGTAGTCACAGACACAGAAGTCATTCCAAATCACCTGAAAG atctaAGAAAAGTCACAAGAAGAGTCGGCGAGGAAATGAATAA